From a single Streptomyces sp. NBC_01264 genomic region:
- a CDS encoding transposase — protein MALKDYSDEFKADAVALYESTPGATYKGIAADLGVNRATLREWVLRDRERRGVTAAAVMQAAGHGAAVSPSDPDERVRRLEARVAELEASERKLATERDILRKAAKYFAGETNW, from the coding sequence ATCGCGCTGAAGGACTATTCGGACGAGTTCAAGGCAGATGCTGTGGCCCTGTACGAGTCCACGCCCGGTGCGACGTACAAGGGCATCGCCGCTGACCTGGGCGTCAATCGGGCGACCCTGCGGGAGTGGGTGCTGCGGGACCGCGAACGTCGTGGCGTCACCGCCGCTGCTGTGATGCAGGCTGCCGGCCACGGGGCGGCGGTGTCGCCCAGTGATCCGGACGAGCGGGTCCGGCGGCTGGAGGCCCGGGTGGCCGAGCTCGAGGCCAGTGAGCGCAAGCTCGCCACCGAGCGGGACATACTCCGCAAGGCGGCCAAGTATTTCGCCGGAGAGACGAACTGGTGA
- a CDS encoding Lsr2 family DNA-binding protein: protein MTKETESRVHQALKDEGTSMPAAWLIRETGLKRLDLVAMENRGVLLSDLVRVRPGWPVIRVYRLPYAQMTAEEVRGHAVRRGLVERNDGTPVTAAEYRLYDRWLRSQDRLAVVRESHERKQAEVYARLNAQDAAAAWVRNRSARIRLWGIANGHRVGERGRLPAWLVTAYEADQGDVERRGPQPSE from the coding sequence ATGACTAAAGAGACTGAGAGCAGGGTCCACCAAGCCCTGAAGGACGAAGGTACTTCAATGCCTGCTGCCTGGCTCATACGGGAGACAGGATTGAAACGCCTTGACCTCGTGGCCATGGAGAACAGGGGAGTGCTCCTCAGCGATCTGGTCAGGGTCAGACCTGGCTGGCCAGTCATCCGTGTTTACAGACTCCCGTACGCCCAGATGACGGCAGAGGAAGTGCGCGGACACGCGGTAAGGAGGGGCCTGGTAGAAAGGAACGACGGAACGCCGGTTACCGCGGCCGAATACCGGTTGTACGATCGATGGCTCCGCTCGCAAGATCGCCTGGCAGTAGTTCGGGAGTCACACGAGCGCAAGCAAGCCGAAGTCTACGCCCGGTTGAACGCCCAAGACGCTGCCGCAGCGTGGGTACGGAATCGCTCCGCGCGCATCCGGCTCTGGGGCATTGCAAACGGTCACCGGGTCGGGGAGCGGGGTCGACTTCCCGCCTGGCTGGTGACGGCGTATGAAGCTGACCAAGGCGATGTGGAACGGAGGGGACCGCAGCCCTCCGAGTAA
- a CDS encoding DDE-type integrase/transposase/recombinase, translating into MRRDRHRSARRAGQSARRSSRGWTPRATRSCRPRRSGPASWTRAATTARAAPCIASSRQPVRAESVIARPPTPPRPCPNFSPPDPRRVVTWDITRLPGPEKGIWYHAYVIIDIYSRYIVGHTVEVAETAERAEELIRETIDRNGIVPETAHADRGTSMTSKKVSQLLIDLGVTRSHSRPKVSNGNPFSESQFRTTKYSADYPERFDSLAHAREWMDAFIAY; encoded by the coding sequence GTGAGGCGCGACCGGCACCGGTCTGCGCGCAGAGCGGGACAGAGCGCGAGGCGATCCTCGCGGGGATGGACTCCCCGCGCTACGCGGAGCTGCCGCCCACGCAGATCTGGGCCCGCGAGCTGGACGAGGGCCGCTACCACTGCTCGAGCCGCACCATGTATCGCATCCTCGAGGCAGCCGGTCAGAGCGGAGAGCGTCATCGCCAGGCCACCCACCCCGCCAAGACCGTGCCCGAACTTCTCGCCACCGGACCCTCGCAGGGTCGTCACCTGGGACATCACCCGCCTGCCCGGGCCGGAGAAGGGGATCTGGTACCACGCCTACGTGATCATCGACATCTACAGCCGTTACATCGTTGGCCACACCGTCGAAGTAGCCGAAACCGCCGAGCGGGCAGAGGAGTTGATCCGCGAGACCATCGACCGCAACGGCATCGTCCCCGAGACCGCGCATGCGGATCGCGGCACCTCGATGACCAGCAAGAAGGTCTCTCAGCTGCTGATCGACCTCGGTGTCACCAGGAGTCACTCCCGCCCCAAGGTCAGCAATGGCAACCCCTTCTCCGAGAGCCAGTTCCGCACCACGAAGTACTCCGCCGACTATCCCGAACGGTTCGACTCCCTGGCGCACGCACGGGAGTGGATGGACGCCTTCATCGCGTACTAA
- a CDS encoding MFS transporter, giving the protein MTTPDPIVSGAVRKAALRVLPLLGALATMNFLDRANVGFAALRMNADIGLSATAFGLGAGLFFLGYFFFEVPSNLLLHRVGARRWIARIALTWGIAASAQAFVDSPTAFFIVRFLLGVAEAGFFPGMVLYLTYWFPRRHRAHMMSLLLLALPMASVIGAPVSTLIMEHGAGLLGFDAGWRTMFFLEGLPSILLAVACWAFLPDRPQETKWLTSQERQALADTIEAEDRVRVPDPPGLRRSLRDARVLVLCAVYFGVVYGLYALTFFLPQVIAGFESGFGVRLDLVEVGLVSAIPFACGAAGMLWNARHSDRKEERVFHLAAPSFIGAVGVACSLYLQSPYLAVIALSVCTAGVLAALPVFWQVPAGFLGGVGAAGGIALINSCGNLSGFAAPFVTGWLKDATGDFRAGMWAVAAFMTLAAVLTVAFRRRLVEHGDGLEDKP; this is encoded by the coding sequence ATGACCACCCCCGATCCGATCGTTTCAGGTGCGGTTCGCAAAGCGGCGCTCCGCGTATTGCCGCTGCTCGGCGCACTGGCGACAATGAACTTCCTCGACCGCGCCAACGTAGGCTTCGCCGCTCTGCGGATGAATGCCGACATCGGACTGAGCGCAACGGCGTTCGGGCTGGGCGCGGGCCTGTTCTTCCTCGGTTACTTCTTCTTCGAGGTACCGAGCAATCTCCTCCTGCACCGCGTCGGTGCCCGGCGCTGGATCGCACGAATTGCGCTGACCTGGGGCATCGCAGCCAGCGCTCAGGCCTTTGTCGACAGTCCCACCGCCTTCTTCATCGTGCGGTTCCTCCTCGGGGTCGCGGAAGCGGGCTTCTTCCCCGGGATGGTCCTGTATCTGACGTACTGGTTCCCCCGCCGCCACCGCGCCCACATGATGTCTCTGCTGCTTCTCGCGCTGCCCATGGCCTCGGTCATCGGCGCCCCGGTCTCCACCCTGATCATGGAACACGGGGCAGGGCTCCTCGGCTTCGATGCTGGCTGGCGCACCATGTTCTTCCTTGAAGGACTGCCCTCCATTCTGCTCGCCGTCGCCTGCTGGGCCTTCCTGCCGGACCGGCCGCAGGAGACGAAATGGCTGACCTCACAGGAACGGCAGGCGCTGGCGGACACCATCGAGGCAGAAGACCGTGTGCGAGTTCCCGACCCCCCGGGGCTGCGCCGCAGCCTGCGAGATGCGCGCGTCCTGGTCCTGTGCGCCGTCTACTTCGGCGTCGTGTACGGGCTCTACGCCCTGACCTTCTTCCTTCCGCAGGTCATCGCCGGATTCGAGAGCGGCTTCGGCGTGCGGCTCGACCTCGTCGAGGTCGGCCTTGTGTCCGCCATCCCGTTCGCCTGCGGCGCGGCCGGCATGCTTTGGAACGCCAGGCACTCCGACCGCAAGGAGGAGCGCGTTTTCCACCTGGCCGCCCCGTCATTCATCGGTGCGGTGGGCGTGGCGTGCTCGCTGTACTTGCAGTCCCCCTACCTGGCCGTCATCGCCCTTTCCGTCTGCACCGCCGGGGTACTCGCCGCCCTTCCGGTGTTCTGGCAGGTGCCGGCCGGCTTCCTCGGCGGCGTCGGTGCAGCAGGCGGCATCGCCCTCATCAACTCCTGCGGCAACCTGAGCGGATTTGCTGCTCCCTTCGTCACCGGCTGGCTCAAGGACGCCACCGGCGACTTCCGTGCCGGCATGTGGGCGGTTGCCGCATTCATGACACTGGCGGCGGTGCTCACCGTTGCCTTCCGCCGCCGCCTCGTCGAGCACGGCGACGGGCTAGAGGACAAGCCCTGA